AAGGGCAGATTCGGGAAGATCAGCCCGAGGAACGACAGGCCATTGTTGTCGGCGGCCGGCACGGGGAACGTCCCTTGCGACACGCCCTGACGGTTCAGGAAGGTGAGGGAGGCGTTCGCCGACGAATCGACGTCCGAGAAGACCGCGCCGAATCCGATCGTGGTCGCCGCCAACGCCGTTCCAGGTACCGAGAAGGTCATGGTGGTGGACGGGCTGCCGAGCGGCGAGAACACGCGCGGGTCGCTGAACGTGGCGAAGCTGGCGTAGCTCGGGTCGAACCGTGAGTCCGCGGCGAGGAGGGAGGGCGGCGCCTGGATGAATCCGGTGCCGGGGGTTGTGAACACCGCGCCCCGGCCCTGGAACCCGGTGAACGGCGTGTCGGAATCGGTGATGGACTGCCCGCCGCCGTCCCAGTTGATCTCACGCCGGCCGCTGGTCAGCGGACCCGGCGTGTTGCCGTTGTTCGGATCGCCGAGAGCGGCCCGGAAGGCGTCGACGGTCGCCTGAATCGACGCGGCGTCGGGACCCGACGCCTCGAACAAGGTGAACGGTCCCGCTTGCGCGCTCGGCGGCACGGTCATGACGAGCAAGGCGACGGCCACGTAGCACAGCGGCTTCAGGGCGGATCGGTGCTTCAGGCGGAGTCGAGCGATGTGCATGATCGAACCTCCCAGAGGGCGGCCCCCGAGTCCGGCCGGATCTGACCGCGCCGGGGCGACCCGTGCTGAGTCGGAACCTGGGGCCTTCTCCGCCCCCAGGAACCTGGAACTCCTCGAACGAGAGGTGGCGGTCGAGCGGTCGGGGCCTCCTGGCGCCCCGCAGGAGCGGACGTTGAAAACCAGCGAGACACGAAAAGTAGGCGACCGCGGGTCGACGCTGTCAATGCCTGCTCGCGCAGGGCGTCGCCGTGATCTAACGCAGCGCAGCGGGGAGGGCGGTGAGGGGCGGAGCTTGGCGCGTCGAGCGGCTACCGGGTCCGCTTCCGGTACACCTCGATCTCCTCGACGGTCAGCAGGCCATCGGAGTCGGCGTCGGCGGCCTCGAAATCCTTGAAGAGCGCGTTGGCGTATTCCTGCAGCGAGATGCGGGCGTCGTCCTTCCGCTTGATCGCCTTCAGCGCTTCGGGGCTAGCTTCGGTGAGCTCGGCGATCGCGAGGAAGCCGTCCTTGTCCTTGTCGCGCAGGAAGAAGGCCTCCACCACCGCCTGGTGGAACTCCCCGCGATCGAGCTTGCCGTCGCCGTTTCCGTCCTGCTTGCTCATCCACGCCCGTACGTCCGGAGAGGCGGCCGTCTGGGCCGCCGCCGGGACGTGGATCAGGACCAGGCCGAGCGCGGCGGCGGTCAGGCAGAAGCGGCCGGTACGCATCGCGTCGCTCCTCAGCCCTGAACCTTCCAGCTGCCGTCGGGCTGGCGGCAGGCAGTGCCGTAGGCCTTCTCGTTCTTGCCGCCGATCACCACGTCGCTCTGGAACTCGCGGCAGTACGTGTCGCCCGACTGGTAGGTGCGAACCGGCGTGACGGTGCCCTGGTGTCCGCTGTCGGGGTTCGTCCACGCCACCGGCCGACCGGCGGGCGCCGACTCGAGCGCTTTCTGCTGGGCTTCCGCGGCCATCCGCTTGTCGCGCTGGTCCAGCATGCTACCCCCGAGAGCGCCGAGCAGCGCGCCGCCGATCACGGCCCCCGCGATGGCCGCGCCGCCGCCGCCCGCCGCCGCCGCGATCAACCCGCCGAAGGCCGCGCCTCCGAGTGAACCGATGCTCGTCTTCGGATTCGACTCGAGGGTGGCACAGCCCGTGGTGGCGATCACCAGCAGCATCACGACACCTACGCACTTCACGACTGCTCCCGGCATGGATGTCCTCCCTACCAGACGCGCCGCACCCGGTCGTGGCGACGAACGTCGCGCCGCTCGGCCGAGCGGCATGCTATCCCGGCCCATGGCGGCACGTCAACCGCCGATCCATGGCATGATCGCGCGGCTCATCGGCTAAGATCGCATCAGGTCACGGTCCATGATCCAGCGCATCCTCTGCATCGGCGCGGGCTACGTCGGGGGCCCCACCATGGCGGTGATCGCCAAGCACTGTCCGGACGTGCAGGTGGTGGTGGCCGACGTCAACGCCGAGCGCGTGGCGGCCTGGCAGTCGGGCGAGCCCCCCATCTTCGAGCCGGGCCTACGAGACGTCGTGCGCGCCTCGCTCGGCCGGAACCTCCGCTTCAGCGGTGACGTCGAGCCCGAGATCGCCCAGGCCGAGATGATCTTCGTGAGCGTCAACACTCCGACCAAGACGTTCGGGCAGGGCGCCGGCCGCGCGGCCGACCTGCAGCACTGGGAGAAGACGGCGCGCGCCATCCGGCAGCACGCGCGGCGACCGGTCATCGTGGTGGAGAAGAGCACGCTGCCGGTCCGCACCGCGGAGGCGATGGAGCGTATCTTCCGCACTCGACGACCGGAGCAGCGCTTCGAGGTGCTATCGAATCCCGAGTTCCTCGCCGAGGGCACCGCGATGGCGGATCTGGAACGGCCGGACCGGGTGCTCATCGGCGGCGCCGAGACGCCGGCCGGTCAGGCCGCCATGCGCGAGCTGGTGGACGTCTACGCGCGCTGGGTGCCGCGCGAGCGCATCCTCACCGCGAACGTGTGGTCGGCCGAGCTATCGAAGCTGGCGGCCAACGCGTTCCTGGCGCAGCGGGTCAGCTCGATCAACGCCATCTCGGCCATCTGCGAGCAGACCGGTGCCGACATCCTCTCGGTCGCGAGGGCGATCGGCACCGATCGGCGCATCGGCCCGGAATTCCTGCGCGCCGGGGTCGGCTTCGGTGGCTCGTGCTTCCAGAAAGACATCCTGAACCTGGCCTATCTCTGCGAGCAGCACGGCCTGCCCGAGGTCGCCCGCTACTGGGAGTCGGTGGTGACGTTGAACCAGTACCAGAAGGAGCGCTTTGTGCAGCGGATGGTCCGGGTGATGTTCAACACCTTGGCCGGCAAGCGCATCGCGGTGTTCGGCTTTGCGTTCAAGTCCAACACCGGGGACACGAGGGACTCGCCCGCCATTCGTATCTGCCAGGAGCTCCTCGCCGAGCAGGCGCTGATCTGCATCACCGATCCGCAGGCGCTGGACGGGGCGCGGCAGCTGCTCGGCGCCTCGGAGCGGGTCACCTTCGAGCCGGATCCCTACGAGGCGGCCGACGGCGCGCACGCGATCGCGTTGCTGACCGACTGGGCCGAGTATCGGAAGCTGGACTACCGGCGCATCCACGCCGCCATGGAACGGCCCGCGTTCCTCTTCGACGGCCGGAACCTGCTGGACCCGGAGGATCTCCACCAGATCGGATTCAACGTCTACGCGATCGGCCGGCCGGATCGGACGAATCTCTAGCCTGGCGCAGAGCCTCCCGGTCGCTCAGGCCTCGGCCGGCGCCTTGTGAAGGTGGCCGTCCTTCATGATGACCCGCAGCGCGTCGCGGCTCTGCAGGCAGTGGATGTCGCCGAGCGGGTCGCCGGCGACCAGCAGCAGGTCGGCGAGATAGCCGGGCTTCACGAGGCCCAGCTCGTCACCGCGGCCCATGATCTCGCCGCCCATCCGGGTGGCCGCCACGAGGGTCTCGGTCGGCGAGAAGCCGAGCAGATCCACGAAGAGGGCGAGGTCGCGCGCGTAGGTGCCGTGGGGATTCCAGGCGAAGCCGTAGTCGCCCCCGGGCAGCACACGGATCCCGCGCTTGCGCATCTGCCCCATGGTGTCCACCGAGATCTCCAGCTCCTGCCGGATGCCGAGCGCGCGGGCCCTCTCGGGCGTCATGCCCCACGCGCTGGCCGCGTAGCAGGCCTGGTAGGTGAGGCCCAGGGCCGGGACGACGAAGCACCAGTCGCGGTTGGCCTCGAGCAGATCGAGCGCCTCGTCGTCGGAGAAGTTGGCGTGGTAGATGATGCCGACGCCGTGCCGCAGGCACATCTTGACCGACTCCGCGCTGCGGGCGTGCGCGCAGACGCGCACCGCGCCGGCCCGCGCGATCTCCGTGGCCGCCTCCACCTCCGCGTCGGTCATCACCGCGCGCTGCGAGCGGCTGTAGCGCGGCCCGGTGTCGCCGGAGATGTTCAGCTTCAGCAGATCGGTGCCTTCGCGGACGAGCAGGCGGCACGCGCGGCGGATGGCGTCCGGCCCGTCGGCGACCCACGCGAAGGTCGGCGTCTCGAGGTGAGGCAGGTGCAGGGCGTTGTCGTCCCCGAGACCGCCGGTGACCGTGATCTCGGGGCCGTTGGCGAGATAGCGCGGGCCCGGGATGCGGCCGGCGTTGATCTCGTTGCGGATGACGATGTCCAGGCGCGGCTTCGCGGAGGCGCCGGACAGCACACTGGTATACCCGCAGTCGAGCAAGGTGCGGGCGTTGCGCATGGTGATCAGCACGTGCTCCTCGGGCGGCAGGCGCGTGAAGTCGGCGTTGGAGGCCGCGTCGGGATAGCTGACGTGGCCGTGCGGCTCCACGAGGCCGGGCATCAGCGTCGCGCCGGCGCCGTCGACGATGCGCGCCCCGTCCCGCGGCAGCCCGCCCCCCGGCTGCACCGCCGCGATGCGCGGCCCCTCCACCATCACGTCGCCGGGGTACGGCGCGGCCCCGCTGCCGTCGAAGATGCTCGTGTTGGTGATCAGCGTTCTGTCCATGGCCTCCTCCCGAGGCGCCCACGATAGCACGCTCCGCGGTGGTAGGATGGCGCCGACCTGCCGGCAGTGACGGAACGGTCGCCGCCGGGTGTCGATACGGAAAGGAGCGAGCCATGCGGTTCGGCGTCGTGTTTCCCCAGATCGAGTTCGGCAATGACGTGCAGGCCATCCGGGACTACGTCCAGACCGCCGAGGGCCTGGGCTACGACTACCTGCTGGTCTACGACCACGTGCTCGGCGCGCATCCGGAGCGGACGCCGAAGCTGACCGGCCCGTACACCTGGGAGCATCCGTTCCACGAGCCGATGGTCTTCTTCGGCTTCCTCGCCGCGGTCACCACCAGGCTCGGGCTGGTCACCGGGATCCTCATCCTGCCCCAGCGGCAGACCGCGCTGGTGGCCAAGCAGGCCGCCGAGGTCGACGTGCTGAGCGGCGGGCGGCTCCGGCTCGGCATCGGGATCGGCTGGAACTACGTGGAGTACGAGGCGCTCGGCGAGGACTTCAAGACCCGCGGCCGCCGTTCGGAGGAGCAGATCGCGGTGCTACGGAAGCTGTGGACCGAGCCGCTCGTGACCCACCGGAGCGTCCACCACGTGATCGACAACGCCGGGCTCAATCCACTGCCCGTCCAGCGGCCGATCCCGATCTGGTTCGGCGGCGCGGCGGACGCCGTGCTCGAGCGCGCCGCGCGCATCGGCGACGGCTGGATGCCGGCGGGCCGGCCGCCCGACGACCGCATGAAGGCCCACCTCGGCCAGCTCGACGGCCACCTGGCCGCCGCCGGCCGCGACCGCAAGCAGTTCGGCATCGATCCCTGGATCAGCATCGCCGGGCTCGGCCGCGACGAGGTGCGCCGCCGCGTGGAGGCGTGGCGCGCCCTCGGCGCCACCCACCTCGCGGTGGATACGATGCGGGCTGGCTTCGCCACGCCGCGCGCGCACATCGAGGCGATCCGGTCGTTCCGCGAGGTGCTGAGGGACTGAGCTAGGGCTCGGTGGGTGGCGCGCCCCGCATTTCCCCGACCGCGTAGGTGACCACCGGCTCGGCGATGCCCTTGACCGGCTCGGCGGGCATGGGGGTGAGCATGAACCGCGTGTCGAGCTCGGCCCGCAGCGCCTCCGTGACCAGGATGTCCACCTTGTGGATGCGCGTGAGCGATTGCACGCGCGCGGCCATGTTCACGGTGCGCCCCACGAAGGCGTATTCCATGCGGTCGCGCGAGCCCACCATGCCGGCCAGCCCCGGGCCGCGGTGGATGCCGATGCCCACCGCGACGGGCGGCAGGCCTTCCCGCTCGAGCTCGGCACTGTACTCGCGGATGGCTGCCCGCATGGCGAGGGCCGCCCGCACCGCGTCGTTGCACTGCCACGGGTTCGGCTGAAGCGCGCCGAAGTAGGCCAGGATGCCATCGCCGAGGAAGGTCGATACGTGCCCGCGATGCTCGTGGATGGCGTCGCTCATGCGCTGGAAATACCCGTTCAGCACGCGCGCCAGGACCGCCGGCTCCAGTCGCTCACTCATCGCGGTGTAGCCCACCAGGTCAGCGAACAGCGCGGTGACGACCTTGCGCTCCGCCGCCTCGGTGGGCGCGGTCACGCTGTCGGCGATCAGGCGGTGCACCACGCCGGCCGGCGCCAGCCGCGAACAGGCCTCTTGCAGATGCTGGAGCTCGGCGGCGGCCGCTTCGAGCTGGGCGTGGAGAGTCGAGCTCAACCGGTACTGGCGGTAGAGGGCGACCGCCAGTGCGACCAGGAGAACGGCCAGCCCCGCGTCGAGCAGGCTCCATGTCATGGCTGATCCACCATCGGCCCCAGCCGGCAGAGGCCATTGCCGAGCGCCGCCACGCCGATCGCCTCGAGGACCTGAGGGTCCGACAGCCGGTCGCGCAGCGCGCGGGCCCGGCGCTGCATCGCGGCCGGCTCGAACCAGATGGTCTCCCGCGCGAAAGGCACCAGCAGGCGCTCGACCGGATCGAGCTCGGGCGCGTCGAGATGGTCCAGCACCCGGGTCAGCGTGTCCGCCGCCACGCCCTCCCCGCGCAGGCAGTGAGAGATCTCGGGCGCGCACGTGTCGCATCCGAGGCCTCGCGCGATGATCGCGAGCATCCAGAGCTTGCATCGCCGCGTGAGATGCGGAGAGGCCCACATGCCGTCGAGCACCTGGACGAGCGCCGGCGCGATCGGCGACCCGGCGTAGGCCTTCACGAGGCCGGCGTAGGGCGGGGATGGCTCACGGGAGAGCGGCGTGGCCGCGCCCCGAACGGTGTGCTTGCGGATGATCCGGCCGATGAAGGGCCGAAACAGCCGCGCCAGCAGCTGATCCGGTAGGCGCTCGAGGGGGCGGGTGGGAACCGCCAGAATCGTGTGCGCGCGATTGCTGAAATCAGTGTTGGCCGCCGCGAAGGCGACCTCCTTCATCTCGTCCATGGAGAACCCGGCCCGACGGAGCATCTCCCGTGCCGCTCGCGCGCCGGATGGCCCGGTACGCGACTGGCTGCGGCCGACCGCGATGGCGGCGGCGGTCTGCGGCGGCAGGTCCGGCCGCGTGAGCTCGCGCTCCAGATTCTCGACGCGGGACCGCGGCATACCCTGGGCCCATAGCAGCGCCCGCACCGCCGAGTAGCAGAAGCGACAGGAGTTCTCCTGGCTGACCGCGAGGGCGACCAGGTCCGACACCGTCCGATCGAGGTGCATCAGCAGGCCGTACTCGGGATGCAGGTCGATCAGGCCGCGCGCCATCCAGGGCACGGGCGAGAAGTAGCCGATCGCCGGATTGGCGACGCCCAGCTTCCGTCGCGCGTAGGTCTCGAGGGTCCGGTCGGGGCGGCGCTCGAGGATGCAGGGTTCCCAGGCCACGTGTTCGAGGGCGTAGTCCATGACGCCAATGCTCTCAGATCACGCCTTCGGCGCGCCAGCGCTCGAGGTCGGCCCGCGAGTGGCCGAGCAGGCCGATCAGCACGTCCTCGTTGTGCTCGCCCGGCATGGGCGCGAGCCAGCGCACCCGGCCGGGCGTCTCGGACAGCTTGAGCGGCGTGCCGGTCGTGGTGAGGTGCCCGTAGAGCGGATGGTCGCGCTCCACGAGCATCTCCCGGGCGCGCACCTGCGGATCCGCCGCCATCTCGGCCACGTTGTTGACCGGGGCGGCCGGCACGCCGACCGCGGTGAGGGCGCGGACGACCTCCGCCTTGGCGCGCCGGGCGGTCCACGCCTGGATGATGGCCGCGATCTCGTCGCGCCGGTCGCGGCGGGCCGCGAGGGTTGCGAACTCCGGCGCGCGGGTCAGCTCCTCGCGGTCGATGGCCGTGCAGAAGCGCGCCCACACCGCATTGCTCGCGGCCGCCGCGATGGCCACGTGGCCGTCGGTCGTCGGGTAGATCCCGGTCGCAGAGCCGCTGAACGAGACGTTGCCGGCGCGGGTGAGGATCTCACCGCCTACCGTGTAGCGCTCGCCGAGGTTGTCGAGCGCGACGATCAGGCTGTCGAGCAGGGCCAGATCGATGCGCTGCCCCCGGCCGGTGCGCTGCCGGTAGTGCAGGGCGGAGACGATGCTGAAGGCGCAGAGCATGCCCGCGTTGTAGTCGGAGATCGACTGGCCGGAGCGGGTGGGCGGCCCGTCCGGATAGCCGGTGATGGACATGTAGCCGCTGATCGCCTGGGCCAGCATGTCGTAGCCGCGCTGGGACGCGTACGGCCCGGTCTGCCCGAACGCGGTGATGGAGGCATAGATGATGCGGGGATTGACCCGGCACAGGTCCTCGTAGCCCAGCCGCAGCCGCTCCATGGTGCCGACGCTCCAGTTCTCGGTCACCACGTCGGCGTGGCGGCAGAGCTCGCGGAAGAGCCGGGCGCCGGTCTCGGTCTTGAGATCGAGGGTGACGCCGAGCTTGTTGCGGTCGCGGTACTGCGCGGCCGGCACTCGCTCCTCGACGCCGTCGCGGCGGCGCTTCACCCCCAGTGAGACGCGCTCGCGGCCCCGCTCTGGCGATTCGACCTTGATCACCCGCGCGCCGAGATCCGCCAACAGCATGGTGCAGAACGGCATCGCGATGACCTGGCCCAGGTCGAGCACGGTGACGTCGTCGAGCGCCTGATCCATAGCCTGCGCGCGCCCGGCCGCGCTACCCGGCTGCGGGGCCGGTCGGCGCGCCCGACCAGAGGCCGCCGGCCAGGTATCCGCCGTCGACCGCGAGGGTATGGCCGGTGATGAAGCTGGCCTCGTCGGAGGCGAGGAAGAGCGCGGCCCGGGCGACCTCGTCCGGTTCTCCGAAGCGAGCCATCGGAATGCGCTGCACCCGCCGCCGTCGCGCGTCCTCGGGCAGCGTGCGGGTGAGCCGCGTGTCGATCTGGGCCGGCGCGATGGCGTTCACCGCGATCCGATGCTGCGCCAGCTCCACCGCCATCGTACGGGTCAGCTCGATGACCCCGGCCTTGGCCGCGTTGTAGCCGACCAGATTCTCGACGCCGCGGAATGCGTTGATCGACGCGGTGGTGATGATGCGGCCTCCGCCTTGCTTGACCATCTGGCGGGCGGCGGCCTGACCGCAGAGGAATACGCCGGTCAGGTTGACGCGCAGGACCCGGTGCCACTGGGCCTCGGGGTGTTCGAGGAACGGGGCGGAGTGGGCGATGCCTGCGTTGGCGAACATGACGTCGAGCCGGCCGAAGTCGCCGACGACGCGGTCCACGAAGGCCTGCACCTGGGCCGCGTCTCCCACGTCCAGCGCCACCGCGATCGCTTTGCCGCCTCGGCGGACGATCTCCTGGGCGACCGTCTCGGCCGCCTCGTGGGCGACGTCGCCCAGGGCCACCGTCGCGCCCTCCTCGGCGAAGAGCAGGGCGGTGGCGCGCCCGATGCCGAGGGCGCCCCCGGTGATCGCGGCCACCCGCCCCGAAAGTCGCATCGCGGGCAAGCATAGCGCACCAGCGGCCGCCGGCGCGACGCGGGGATTGCGCCTTGCCCACCCGGGCGTCCTTTCCTAGACTGGGGGGCGGCCGCCGCGGCCACGGCTCATGAGCGCCAAGACAGTCCGCGAGGTTCAGCGTCAGGTCCTCGTCTACGTCGGCCTCGCGCCGTTCGTGGTCATCGCGGTCTTTCCCGTGTACTGGATGGCGATCACCGCGTTCAAGCAGGATGCG
Above is a window of Candidatus Methylomirabilota bacterium DNA encoding:
- a CDS encoding RT0821/Lpp0805 family surface protein, yielding MPGAVVKCVGVVMLLVIATTGCATLESNPKTSIGSLGGAAFGGLIAAAAGGGGAAIAGAVIGGALLGALGGSMLDQRDKRMAAEAQQKALESAPAGRPVAWTNPDSGHQGTVTPVRTYQSGDTYCREFQSDVVIGGKNEKAYGTACRQPDGSWKVQG
- a CDS encoding nucleotide sugar dehydrogenase; amino-acid sequence: MIQRILCIGAGYVGGPTMAVIAKHCPDVQVVVADVNAERVAAWQSGEPPIFEPGLRDVVRASLGRNLRFSGDVEPEIAQAEMIFVSVNTPTKTFGQGAGRAADLQHWEKTARAIRQHARRPVIVVEKSTLPVRTAEAMERIFRTRRPEQRFEVLSNPEFLAEGTAMADLERPDRVLIGGAETPAGQAAMRELVDVYARWVPRERILTANVWSAELSKLAANAFLAQRVSSINAISAICEQTGADILSVARAIGTDRRIGPEFLRAGVGFGGSCFQKDILNLAYLCEQHGLPEVARYWESVVTLNQYQKERFVQRMVRVMFNTLAGKRIAVFGFAFKSNTGDTRDSPAIRICQELLAEQALICITDPQALDGARQLLGASERVTFEPDPYEAADGAHAIALLTDWAEYRKLDYRRIHAAMERPAFLFDGRNLLDPEDLHQIGFNVYAIGRPDRTNL
- a CDS encoding amidohydrolase family protein, giving the protein MDRTLITNTSIFDGSGAAPYPGDVMVEGPRIAAVQPGGGLPRDGARIVDGAGATLMPGLVEPHGHVSYPDAASNADFTRLPPEEHVLITMRNARTLLDCGYTSVLSGASAKPRLDIVIRNEINAGRIPGPRYLANGPEITVTGGLGDDNALHLPHLETPTFAWVADGPDAIRRACRLLVREGTDLLKLNISGDTGPRYSRSQRAVMTDAEVEAATEIARAGAVRVCAHARSAESVKMCLRHGVGIIYHANFSDDEALDLLEANRDWCFVVPALGLTYQACYAASAWGMTPERARALGIRQELEISVDTMGQMRKRGIRVLPGGDYGFAWNPHGTYARDLALFVDLLGFSPTETLVAATRMGGEIMGRGDELGLVKPGYLADLLLVAGDPLGDIHCLQSRDALRVIMKDGHLHKAPAEA
- a CDS encoding LLM class F420-dependent oxidoreductase translates to MRFGVVFPQIEFGNDVQAIRDYVQTAEGLGYDYLLVYDHVLGAHPERTPKLTGPYTWEHPFHEPMVFFGFLAAVTTRLGLVTGILILPQRQTALVAKQAAEVDVLSGGRLRLGIGIGWNYVEYEALGEDFKTRGRRSEEQIAVLRKLWTEPLVTHRSVHHVIDNAGLNPLPVQRPIPIWFGGAADAVLERAARIGDGWMPAGRPPDDRMKAHLGQLDGHLAAAGRDRKQFGIDPWISIAGLGRDEVRRRVEAWRALGATHLAVDTMRAGFATPRAHIEAIRSFREVLRD
- a CDS encoding adenylate/guanylate cyclase domain-containing protein codes for the protein MTWSLLDAGLAVLLVALAVALYRQYRLSSTLHAQLEAAAAELQHLQEACSRLAPAGVVHRLIADSVTAPTEAAERKVVTALFADLVGYTAMSERLEPAVLARVLNGYFQRMSDAIHEHRGHVSTFLGDGILAYFGALQPNPWQCNDAVRAALAMRAAIREYSAELEREGLPPVAVGIGIHRGPGLAGMVGSRDRMEYAFVGRTVNMAARVQSLTRIHKVDILVTEALRAELDTRFMLTPMPAEPVKGIAEPVVTYAVGEMRGAPPTEP
- a CDS encoding CoA transferase; the encoded protein is MDQALDDVTVLDLGQVIAMPFCTMLLADLGARVIKVESPERGRERVSLGVKRRRDGVEERVPAAQYRDRNKLGVTLDLKTETGARLFRELCRHADVVTENWSVGTMERLRLGYEDLCRVNPRIIYASITAFGQTGPYASQRGYDMLAQAISGYMSITGYPDGPPTRSGQSISDYNAGMLCAFSIVSALHYRQRTGRGQRIDLALLDSLIVALDNLGERYTVGGEILTRAGNVSFSGSATGIYPTTDGHVAIAAAASNAVWARFCTAIDREELTRAPEFATLAARRDRRDEIAAIIQAWTARRAKAEVVRALTAVGVPAAPVNNVAEMAADPQVRAREMLVERDHPLYGHLTTTGTPLKLSETPGRVRWLAPMPGEHNEDVLIGLLGHSRADLERWRAEGVI
- a CDS encoding SDR family NAD(P)-dependent oxidoreductase, with protein sequence MRLSGRVAAITGGALGIGRATALLFAEEGATVALGDVAHEAAETVAQEIVRRGGKAIAVALDVGDAAQVQAFVDRVVGDFGRLDVMFANAGIAHSAPFLEHPEAQWHRVLRVNLTGVFLCGQAAARQMVKQGGGRIITTASINAFRGVENLVGYNAAKAGVIELTRTMAVELAQHRIAVNAIAPAQIDTRLTRTLPEDARRRRVQRIPMARFGEPDEVARAALFLASDEASFITGHTLAVDGGYLAGGLWSGAPTGPAAG